The following proteins are co-located in the Microbacterium immunditiarum genome:
- a CDS encoding MFS transporter — protein MTDTAAERRTSIVLLVAAVCLVAANMRPTITALGPLIDQIGADTGLSVAALGALAAVPLVAWALFSPVAHTLSRRYGQPRTLSWSLVVLLVGTLVRSIPGPIASLWIGTALIGMSLAIVNVLMPAVVKREFPGHVAAMTSVYTALLGGFGAIASGVAVPISLIPIDGDPAGWRFALLISGGALLPFAIVAWWWAHRGEHHRYVRSPAHHGRTGIWTDPVAWLVAAFMGLQSATFYMLVTWLAAISMSTGRSEVVAGIDVMVYQLFSIAGSLLLPFVYRGRIRRAVPALIPIVGLVGGLGLMLAPAGVPFWGATLGLFGGASLAMAMTLVAQRARDHDASSALSGMSQSVGYLVAAFGPVVFGGLHSLTGGWTASLALLLAVIATLSVVGIFAGRERFVLEKR, from the coding sequence GTGACCGACACCGCCGCCGAGCGCCGCACGAGCATCGTGCTGCTGGTCGCGGCGGTGTGCCTCGTCGCGGCGAACATGCGCCCGACGATCACGGCGCTCGGCCCCCTCATCGACCAGATCGGCGCCGACACGGGATTGTCGGTCGCGGCGCTCGGTGCGCTGGCAGCGGTGCCCCTCGTCGCATGGGCGCTCTTCTCCCCGGTCGCCCACACGCTCAGCCGGCGCTACGGGCAGCCGCGCACGCTGTCGTGGTCGCTCGTGGTGCTGCTGGTCGGCACGCTCGTGCGCTCGATTCCCGGGCCGATCGCGAGCCTCTGGATCGGAACGGCGCTCATCGGCATGTCGCTCGCGATCGTGAACGTGCTCATGCCGGCCGTCGTGAAGCGCGAGTTCCCGGGCCACGTGGCGGCGATGACGTCCGTCTACACCGCTCTGCTCGGCGGATTCGGCGCGATCGCGTCGGGCGTCGCCGTGCCGATCTCGCTCATCCCGATCGACGGCGACCCCGCGGGCTGGCGCTTCGCGCTGCTCATCTCGGGCGGTGCGCTGCTGCCGTTCGCGATCGTTGCGTGGTGGTGGGCGCATCGCGGCGAGCATCACCGGTACGTGCGCTCGCCCGCGCACCACGGCCGCACCGGCATCTGGACCGACCCCGTCGCGTGGCTCGTCGCCGCGTTCATGGGGCTGCAGTCGGCGACGTTCTACATGCTCGTGACGTGGCTCGCCGCGATCTCGATGTCGACGGGACGATCCGAGGTCGTCGCGGGCATCGACGTCATGGTCTACCAGCTCTTCTCGATCGCAGGGTCCCTCCTGCTCCCGTTCGTCTACCGCGGCCGCATCAGGCGCGCCGTCCCGGCGCTCATCCCGATCGTCGGCCTCGTCGGCGGCCTCGGGCTCATGCTGGCCCCGGCCGGCGTCCCCTTCTGGGGCGCGACCCTCGGCCTGTTCGGCGGCGCGTCGCTCGCGATGGCGATGACGCTCGTCGCCCAGCGGGCGCGCGACCACGACGCGTCATCCGCCCTGTCCGGCATGTCGCAGTCGGTGGGCTACCTCGTCGCGGCGTTCGGCCCGGTCGTGTTCGGCGGCCTCCACAGCCTCACGGGCGGCTGGACCGCCTCGCTCGCGCTGCTGCTCGCGGTCATCGCGACCCTGTCGGTCGTCGGGATCTTCGCGGGTCGCGAGCGTTTCGTCCTCGAGAAGCGCTGA
- a CDS encoding MFS transporter, protein MTSDRPGGWRSRGSTQYFVLLIAVIVFTAAVLRAPFLAVAPVAREIGMDLEVSAAVVGLLTSIPVLCFAVFAPAAVSLVRRGGADFALTVTLIGTIAGCLLRVSGGIALALIGTALMGVFLTVGNIVIPVIISREFSPHRAHTMTGIYTSALNIGTMTVTLATAPLADAIGWRWALASWACFAVAALACWIPLRGLRGAFAPRPAASAVSGTVRGSAWRHRPTLLLSAAFAGQAFAFYGVTAWLPSLLSDEGFSGAAAGAIASIFQVAGIAGSLLIPVLTLRASLSAGFLAAGIGWLVVPLGFLFAPAGWLVWTSIGGVAQGAGITVVFIAFGTLGPDVNTTAGRAGLVQAVGYGVSAAGPLALGGLRELTGGWTVPLLVVLAAVLVLLVCGTLSARMLQAEIAARSSAARPEA, encoded by the coding sequence GTGACGTCCGACCGACCTGGCGGCTGGCGAAGCCGCGGCAGCACCCAGTACTTCGTGCTGCTCATCGCGGTCATCGTGTTCACGGCGGCGGTCCTGCGCGCGCCGTTCCTGGCGGTCGCACCGGTCGCGCGCGAGATCGGCATGGACCTCGAGGTGTCCGCTGCCGTCGTGGGCCTGCTCACGAGCATCCCGGTGCTGTGCTTCGCCGTGTTCGCCCCCGCCGCGGTCTCGCTCGTGCGGCGCGGAGGCGCCGACTTCGCGCTCACCGTCACGCTGATCGGGACGATCGCCGGATGCCTCCTGCGCGTGTCCGGCGGGATCGCGCTCGCCCTCATCGGCACCGCCCTCATGGGCGTGTTCCTCACCGTCGGCAACATCGTGATCCCGGTGATCATCAGCCGCGAGTTCAGCCCGCACCGTGCGCACACCATGACGGGCATCTACACGTCGGCGCTCAACATCGGCACGATGACCGTCACCCTTGCGACCGCGCCGCTCGCCGACGCGATCGGCTGGCGGTGGGCGCTCGCGTCATGGGCGTGCTTCGCCGTCGCGGCGCTCGCGTGCTGGATCCCGCTGCGGGGACTGCGCGGCGCGTTCGCGCCTCGGCCCGCGGCATCCGCCGTCTCGGGCACCGTTCGCGGATCGGCCTGGCGCCACAGGCCGACTCTCCTGCTCTCGGCGGCCTTCGCGGGGCAGGCGTTCGCGTTCTACGGTGTGACCGCGTGGCTGCCGTCGCTGCTCAGCGACGAGGGCTTCTCGGGCGCCGCGGCCGGTGCCATCGCGTCGATCTTCCAGGTCGCCGGCATCGCGGGGAGCCTCCTCATCCCGGTGCTCACGTTGCGCGCGTCCTTGTCGGCCGGGTTCCTCGCGGCGGGCATCGGGTGGCTCGTCGTGCCCCTCGGGTTCCTGTTCGCCCCCGCGGGGTGGCTCGTGTGGACATCGATCGGCGGCGTCGCGCAGGGCGCCGGCATCACTGTCGTGTTCATCGCCTTCGGCACGCTCGGGCCCGACGTGAACACCACGGCCGGACGCGCGGGCCTCGTCCAGGCGGTCGGCTACGGCGTGTCCGCGGCGGGACCGCTCGCCCTCGGCGGACTCCGCGAGCTCACGGGCGGGTGGACCGTGCCCCTGTTGGTCGTGCTCGCCGCGGTGCTCGTGCTGCTCGTGTGCGGCACGCTGTCGGCCCGGATGCTCCAGGCCGAGATCGCCGCGCGGTCGAGCGCCGCACGACCCGAGGCGTAG
- a CDS encoding MaoC family dehydratase, with the protein MTTTAAYADAQTLAGTDLGWSEWLEVTQDRVNLFADATDDHQWIHVDPERAKDGPFGGPIAHGFLSLSLTVKFWSELFDLEGVGTKVNYGLDKVRFVSPVKVGDRVRMNAVIAEVTEVPGGYQFAVDQTIEIDGGTKPAVVARGLYRFYA; encoded by the coding sequence ATGACCACCACCGCCGCCTACGCCGACGCGCAGACCCTCGCCGGCACCGACCTCGGCTGGTCGGAGTGGCTCGAGGTGACGCAGGACCGCGTCAACCTGTTCGCGGACGCGACCGACGACCACCAGTGGATCCACGTCGACCCCGAGCGCGCCAAGGACGGCCCGTTCGGCGGCCCCATCGCGCACGGGTTCCTGTCCCTCTCGCTCACCGTGAAGTTCTGGTCGGAGCTGTTCGACCTCGAGGGCGTCGGCACGAAGGTCAACTACGGCCTCGACAAGGTGCGCTTCGTGTCGCCGGTCAAGGTGGGCGACCGCGTTCGCATGAACGCCGTCATCGCCGAGGTGACCGAGGTCCCCGGCGGCTACCAGTTCGCGGTCGATCAGACGATCGAGATCGACGGCGGCACGAAGCCCGCCGTCGTCGCGCGCGGGCTGTACCGCTTCTACGCCTGA
- a CDS encoding 4-hydroxybenzoate 3-monooxygenase yields MPEIVRTRVAIVGAGPAGLLLSHLLAAAGIDSIVIDSRTREQIEQTIRAGILEQGTVEVLDALDEFSRARTVGHRHDGIELRFAGAGHRIDFASLVGRGVWLYPQHEALKDLIAARIAAGADLRFGVTAQRVEGAASDRPRVFATGADGRALEIDADFVVGADGSHSVVRAAVTGSQTGGYFREYPFAWFGILCEAPPSATELIYSNSPNGFALISQRSATVQRMYFQCDPEVDPESYTEEQLWHELQSRVPGTTLNEGPIFQRDVLRFRSFVAHSLRTGRAALVGDAAHTVPPTGAKGMNLAVADVLVLERALRALLLENDERLIDAYHDTALHRIWKAQHFSWWMTSMLHVAPDASDFDRLRQLGELQTVVESEAGRRYLAEAYTGWPLEGRA; encoded by the coding sequence GTGCCCGAGATCGTCCGCACCCGCGTCGCCATCGTCGGCGCCGGCCCCGCGGGGCTGCTGCTGTCGCACCTGCTCGCCGCCGCCGGCATCGACTCGATCGTGATCGACAGCCGAACGCGCGAGCAGATCGAGCAGACGATCCGCGCGGGCATCCTCGAGCAGGGCACCGTCGAGGTGCTCGACGCGCTCGACGAGTTCAGCCGCGCGCGCACCGTCGGCCATCGGCACGACGGCATCGAGCTGCGGTTCGCCGGCGCAGGGCACCGCATCGACTTCGCGTCTCTCGTCGGGCGCGGCGTGTGGCTGTACCCGCAGCACGAGGCGCTCAAGGATCTCATCGCGGCGCGGATCGCGGCGGGAGCGGACCTGCGGTTCGGCGTGACGGCGCAGCGCGTGGAGGGCGCGGCATCCGATCGGCCCCGCGTCTTCGCGACGGGCGCCGACGGCCGGGCCCTCGAGATCGACGCCGACTTCGTCGTGGGCGCCGACGGCTCGCACAGCGTCGTCCGCGCCGCCGTGACGGGCTCGCAGACGGGCGGGTACTTCCGCGAGTACCCCTTCGCCTGGTTCGGCATCCTCTGCGAGGCTCCGCCCAGCGCGACCGAGCTCATCTACTCGAACTCCCCCAACGGCTTCGCGCTCATCAGCCAGCGCAGCGCCACGGTGCAGCGCATGTACTTCCAGTGCGACCCCGAGGTCGACCCCGAGTCGTACACCGAGGAGCAGCTGTGGCACGAGCTGCAGTCGCGGGTTCCGGGCACGACGCTCAACGAGGGGCCGATCTTCCAGCGCGACGTGCTCCGGTTCCGGAGCTTCGTCGCGCACTCCCTGCGCACGGGCCGCGCCGCCCTCGTCGGCGACGCCGCGCACACCGTGCCGCCCACGGGCGCGAAGGGCATGAACCTCGCGGTCGCCGACGTGCTCGTGCTCGAGCGCGCGCTGCGTGCCCTGCTGCTCGAGAACGACGAGCGGCTCATCGACGCGTACCACGACACCGCGCTGCACCGCATCTGGAAGGCGCAGCACTTCTCGTGGTGGATGACGAGCATGCTGCACGTGGCACCGGATGCCTCGGACTTCGACCGCCTGCGCCAGCTCGGCGAGCTGCAGACCGTCGTCGAATCCGAGGCCGGACGCCGCTATCTCGCGGAGGCATACACGGGGTGGCCGCTCGAGGGGCGCGCGTAG
- a CDS encoding amidohydrolase family protein, giving the protein MTRYEPAIDLDAIDAIDIHVHIEVDAHGHASLPADLVEAASKYFSTDGPRPDLDSVAEYYRERRTAAVVFTVDAETQLGQPPLSSEEIAAGAARNNDVLVPFGSVDPRRADAVDRVRRLVEDHGVRGFKFHPTVQGFDPSDSTHNPLYEALQEAGVIALFHTGQTGIGAGMPGGRGLRLGLSNPMLLDGVAADFPGLQIVMAHPSVPWQDEAISVATHKHNTWIDLSGWSPKYFPEALVRAANSYLKTRVLFGSDFPLLTPDRWRRDADAAELFKPEVVAGILKHNAARLLGLAA; this is encoded by the coding sequence ATGACCCGCTACGAGCCCGCGATCGACCTCGACGCGATCGACGCGATCGACATCCACGTGCACATCGAGGTCGACGCCCACGGGCATGCGTCGCTGCCCGCCGACCTCGTCGAGGCGGCCTCGAAGTACTTCTCGACCGACGGACCCCGCCCCGACCTCGACAGCGTCGCGGAGTACTACCGCGAGCGTCGCACTGCGGCCGTCGTGTTCACGGTCGACGCCGAGACGCAGCTCGGCCAGCCCCCGCTCAGCAGCGAGGAGATCGCGGCGGGCGCGGCGCGCAACAACGACGTGCTCGTGCCGTTCGGCTCGGTCGACCCGCGCCGCGCCGACGCCGTCGACCGCGTGCGGCGGCTCGTCGAGGACCACGGCGTGCGGGGCTTCAAGTTCCACCCGACCGTCCAGGGCTTCGACCCGAGCGACTCCACGCACAACCCGCTGTACGAGGCGCTGCAGGAGGCGGGCGTCATTGCGCTGTTCCACACGGGGCAGACCGGGATCGGCGCGGGCATGCCGGGCGGGCGCGGTCTTCGCCTCGGGCTGTCGAACCCGATGCTCCTCGACGGCGTGGCCGCCGACTTCCCGGGGCTGCAGATCGTGATGGCGCATCCGTCGGTGCCGTGGCAGGACGAGGCCATCTCGGTCGCCACCCACAAGCACAACACGTGGATCGACCTGTCGGGGTGGAGCCCCAAGTACTTCCCCGAGGCGCTCGTGCGCGCCGCGAATTCGTACCTCAAGACCCGCGTCCTGTTCGGCTCGGACTTCCCGCTGCTGACGCCCGACCGCTGGCGGCGCGACGCCGACGCCGCCGAGCTGTTCAAGCCCGAGGTCGTCGCCGGCATCCTGAAGCACAACGCGGCTCGACTGCTCGGACTGGCCGCGTGA
- a CDS encoding PaaX family transcriptional regulator: MAEAAVLGDAVAESSVLTRKPRQLLLAFFGEYVCDRYFEPVRASVLLSVLEGAGVAASAVRTNLDRMVASGLLERHRLGREIGFQLTAHGSEVLREAAGRVNGPSPFDPQGEGWTLVTFTVPEDVRTLRHRLRAALTWSGFSVLRDGLWIAPGAVDLASALDAIIPELPPGSVNAFGATELEGFRMDETVRTVWDIPRIRGAHDEFLSHWGREDAASDLPPLTARTVLVADWLALLRADPRLPRQYMDDDWPADRSAELFTRRHREFAFPAVRDFASLVG, encoded by the coding sequence ATGGCGGAAGCGGCGGTGCTCGGCGACGCGGTCGCCGAGTCCTCCGTGCTGACGCGCAAGCCGCGCCAGCTCCTGCTCGCGTTCTTCGGCGAGTACGTGTGCGACCGCTACTTCGAGCCGGTGCGCGCGAGCGTGCTGCTCTCGGTGCTCGAGGGGGCGGGGGTCGCCGCATCCGCTGTACGCACCAACCTCGATCGCATGGTCGCGAGCGGCCTGCTCGAGCGTCACCGCCTCGGGCGCGAGATCGGCTTCCAGCTCACCGCCCATGGCAGCGAGGTGCTGCGCGAGGCGGCCGGGCGCGTGAACGGGCCGTCGCCGTTCGATCCGCAGGGCGAGGGCTGGACGCTCGTGACGTTCACCGTTCCCGAGGACGTGCGCACGCTGCGTCACCGCCTGCGCGCGGCCCTCACGTGGTCGGGGTTCTCGGTGCTGCGCGACGGGCTGTGGATCGCGCCGGGGGCCGTCGACCTCGCGAGCGCGCTCGACGCGATCATCCCCGAGCTGCCGCCGGGATCGGTCAACGCGTTCGGCGCAACCGAGCTCGAGGGCTTCCGCATGGACGAGACCGTCCGGACGGTGTGGGACATCCCGCGCATCCGTGGCGCGCACGACGAGTTCCTCTCTCACTGGGGACGCGAGGACGCGGCATCCGATCTTCCGCCCCTCACGGCCCGCACCGTGCTCGTCGCCGACTGGCTCGCGCTGCTGCGCGCCGACCCGCGGCTGCCGCGTCAGTACATGGACGACGACTGGCCCGCCGACCGCTCCGCCGAGCTGTTCACGCGGCGGCACCGCGAGTTCGCGTTCCCGGCCGTGCGCGACTTCGCGAGCCTCGTCGGGTGA
- a CDS encoding IclR family transcriptional regulator: MANSPSGDSSIDRIVRVLETFTIDRTVQTASEIGRHANLPSSTAHRLVDGLVHAGLLERDEEHRVSLGMRLWELALRGSRALRLRQVALPHMERVQARIREHTQLAVLEQDSALFLERLSHPGAGANITRIAGRLPLHASSSGLVLLAHASEEVRERVLAAPLAQVAKETVTDAPALRRLLARVRRDGYVVSPGSVESVSTGVAVPVRDRSGDVIAALSVVLPRDAPTEQAIAELLRASRGIRSDLSEH, encoded by the coding sequence ATGGCCAACTCGCCGTCGGGCGACTCCTCGATCGACCGGATCGTGCGCGTGCTGGAGACGTTCACGATCGACCGCACGGTGCAGACCGCATCCGAGATCGGTCGCCATGCGAACCTTCCCTCGTCGACCGCGCACCGCCTCGTCGACGGGCTCGTCCATGCCGGACTGCTGGAACGCGACGAGGAGCACCGCGTGAGCCTCGGCATGCGCCTGTGGGAGCTCGCGCTGCGCGGCTCGCGCGCTCTCCGACTGCGACAGGTCGCGCTGCCGCACATGGAGCGCGTGCAGGCCCGCATCCGCGAGCACACCCAGCTCGCGGTGCTCGAGCAGGACTCCGCGCTCTTCCTCGAGCGCCTGTCGCACCCCGGCGCCGGCGCGAACATCACGCGCATCGCGGGCCGCCTTCCGCTGCACGCCTCCTCGTCGGGACTCGTGCTCCTCGCGCACGCGTCGGAGGAGGTGCGCGAGCGCGTGCTGGCGGCTCCTCTCGCGCAAGTGGCGAAGGAGACGGTGACGGATGCCCCGGCCCTCCGTCGCCTGCTCGCCCGCGTCCGCCGCGACGGGTACGTCGTGTCGCCGGGCTCCGTCGAGTCCGTGTCGACCGGCGTGGCGGTGCCCGTCCGCGACCGGTCCGGAGACGTCATCGCGGCACTGTCGGTGGTGCTGCCGCGCGACGCTCCGACGGAGCAGGCGATCGCCGAGCTGCTGCGGGCGAGCCGCGGCATCCGCTCCGACCTGTCGGAGCACTGA
- a CDS encoding SDR family oxidoreductase: MSLEGKVAIVTGSGRGLGLAYARELARQGAAVVVNDVDESIAAEAVAAIEADGGRAVAVVAPVGPTDTAKRLVQTAVDTFGRLDILVTNAGVLRDTVLWKMSDDDFDTVIDVHLRGTFTCVREAATYMRANEIPGRIICIGSPTGQRGNFGQTNYAAAKAGIVGMVRTWALELKKAGITANAVIPVAATAMTATVPYFAAAVEADEKGEPMPAFFRHDLGFGTADDVAGLIAYLGSDAAASVTGQAIGVGGDRLQLWSHPEAVVTAYHEGGWSYADLEAQFPSLVGEKLQSVGEKFPPLPEELQR; the protein is encoded by the coding sequence ATGTCACTCGAAGGCAAAGTCGCAATCGTGACGGGCTCGGGCCGAGGCCTCGGCCTGGCCTACGCCCGTGAGCTCGCGCGGCAGGGTGCGGCCGTCGTCGTGAACGACGTCGACGAGTCGATCGCCGCCGAGGCGGTCGCCGCGATCGAGGCCGACGGAGGGCGTGCGGTCGCCGTCGTCGCGCCGGTCGGGCCCACCGACACGGCGAAGCGGCTCGTGCAGACGGCGGTCGACACGTTCGGCCGCCTCGACATCCTCGTCACCAACGCCGGCGTCCTGCGCGACACCGTGCTGTGGAAGATGAGCGACGACGACTTCGACACCGTCATCGACGTGCACCTGCGCGGCACGTTCACGTGCGTGCGCGAGGCGGCGACCTACATGCGCGCGAACGAGATCCCCGGTCGCATCATCTGCATCGGCTCCCCCACCGGCCAGCGCGGCAACTTCGGCCAGACGAACTACGCCGCCGCGAAGGCCGGCATCGTCGGCATGGTCCGCACGTGGGCGCTCGAGCTCAAGAAGGCCGGCATCACCGCGAACGCGGTCATCCCCGTCGCCGCGACCGCGATGACCGCGACGGTCCCCTACTTCGCCGCCGCCGTCGAAGCCGACGAGAAGGGCGAGCCGATGCCCGCGTTCTTCCGGCACGACCTCGGGTTCGGGACGGCCGACGACGTGGCCGGGCTCATCGCATACCTGGGGTCGGATGCCGCGGCATCCGTCACCGGTCAGGCCATCGGCGTCGGCGGCGACCGCCTGCAGCTGTGGTCGCACCCCGAGGCCGTCGTCACGGCGTACCACGAGGGCGGCTGGTCGTACGCGGACCTCGAGGCCCAGTTCCCGTCGCTCGTCGGCGAGAAGCTGCAGAGCGTGGGCGAGAAGTTCCCGCCGCTGCCCGAAGAGCTGCAGCGCTGA
- a CDS encoding MarR family winged helix-turn-helix transcriptional regulator, which produces MRNTSPSSPAARQADGNDRLWSTSVGEDTAFLLARANAITLAAANAAVGGFGLKVRSYSVLALAVSGERPNQRELSEFLRLDPSQIVALIDELEKRGLVRREPDVNDRRVNVVVATDEGREVYAGARAATERAEAECFSALDDDDRDQLKAILRTLAAAPGASVG; this is translated from the coding sequence ATGCGGAACACCTCCCCGTCGTCGCCGGCCGCCCGCCAGGCGGACGGCAACGACCGCCTGTGGAGCACGTCCGTCGGCGAGGACACCGCGTTCCTGCTCGCCCGCGCGAACGCGATCACGCTCGCGGCCGCCAACGCCGCGGTCGGCGGGTTCGGGCTCAAGGTGCGCTCGTACTCGGTGCTCGCCCTCGCGGTGAGCGGCGAGCGCCCGAACCAGCGCGAGCTCTCGGAGTTCCTGCGCCTCGATCCGAGCCAGATCGTGGCGCTCATCGACGAGCTCGAGAAGCGCGGGCTCGTGCGCCGCGAGCCCGACGTCAACGACCGTCGCGTGAACGTCGTGGTCGCGACAGACGAGGGGCGCGAGGTCTACGCGGGCGCCCGCGCGGCGACCGAGCGCGCCGAGGCGGAGTGCTTCAGCGCGCTCGATGACGACGACCGCGACCAGCTGAAGGCGATCCTGCGGACGCTGGCCGCGGCCCCGGGCGCGTCGGTCGGCTGA
- the menE gene encoding o-succinylbenzoate--CoA ligase has protein sequence MHNHGLGSWMAKRRLKSPDKTALIYGDGTTMTYRQLADAADRVSALLWGRGIRKGDRVAYLGENSPEFLQVLFGAVQLGAVFVPVNTRLAPPEIAHVLGDSGSRVLIHDAQLAERIAPALAQHEVPHVIETGDGTAERPGLARIVRTTTAGHADAEVALEDPAAIVYTSGTTGRAKGAILTHENLTWVSLNCIVDYDVVSTDVALMISPLFHVASLGMGALPVILKGATIVLERGFEPGRALELIERHGVTMLSGVPTTYQMMADHPNWATADLSSLKKLTCGGSAVPTRILNAYEERGMSFSQGYGMTETSPGATALAPEMTRAKQGSVGLPHFFTDVRIADEQGAMVPRGTVGEIEISGPNVFAGYHGLPDATAAAFTADGWFRSGDLGYLDPDGYLYIADRLKDMIISGGENIYPAEVENVISDLEGISGVAVIGVPDERWGEVPWAIVTVRDGASVTTEQVREFLDGRLARYKIPRNVVVVDELPRTASGKVRKADLRARFAR, from the coding sequence ATGCACAACCACGGACTGGGCTCGTGGATGGCCAAGCGGCGGCTGAAGTCGCCCGACAAGACGGCGCTCATCTACGGCGACGGCACGACAATGACGTATCGGCAGCTCGCCGACGCCGCGGACCGCGTGTCGGCGCTGCTGTGGGGCCGCGGCATCCGCAAGGGCGACCGTGTCGCCTACCTCGGCGAGAACTCGCCCGAGTTCCTCCAGGTGCTCTTCGGAGCGGTGCAGCTCGGCGCGGTGTTCGTGCCGGTCAACACGCGCCTCGCGCCGCCCGAGATCGCACACGTGCTCGGCGACTCCGGCTCGCGCGTGCTCATCCACGACGCCCAGCTCGCGGAGCGCATCGCTCCCGCGCTCGCCCAGCACGAGGTCCCGCACGTCATCGAGACGGGTGACGGCACCGCCGAGCGTCCGGGACTCGCGCGCATCGTCCGCACGACGACCGCCGGCCACGCCGACGCCGAGGTCGCCCTCGAGGATCCCGCCGCGATCGTGTACACGTCCGGCACGACGGGCCGCGCGAAGGGCGCGATCCTCACCCATGAGAACCTCACGTGGGTGTCGCTGAACTGCATCGTCGACTACGACGTCGTCTCGACCGACGTCGCGCTCATGATCTCGCCGCTGTTCCACGTCGCGTCGCTCGGAATGGGCGCGCTGCCGGTGATCCTCAAGGGCGCCACGATCGTGCTCGAGCGGGGCTTCGAGCCCGGGCGAGCGCTCGAGCTCATCGAACGGCACGGCGTCACGATGCTCAGCGGCGTGCCGACGACCTACCAGATGATGGCCGACCACCCGAACTGGGCGACGGCCGACCTCAGCAGCCTGAAGAAGCTGACATGCGGTGGATCGGCGGTGCCGACGCGCATCCTCAACGCGTACGAGGAGCGCGGGATGTCGTTCTCGCAGGGCTACGGCATGACCGAGACCTCGCCCGGCGCGACCGCGCTGGCGCCCGAGATGACGCGCGCGAAGCAGGGCAGCGTCGGCCTGCCGCACTTCTTCACCGACGTGCGCATCGCCGACGAGCAGGGCGCGATGGTGCCGCGCGGCACCGTCGGCGAGATCGAGATCTCGGGCCCGAACGTCTTCGCGGGCTACCACGGGTTGCCGGATGCCACGGCCGCCGCCTTCACGGCGGACGGGTGGTTCCGCTCGGGCGACCTCGGCTACCTCGACCCCGACGGATACCTCTATATCGCCGACCGACTGAAGGACATGATCATCTCGGGCGGCGAGAACATCTACCCCGCGGAGGTCGAGAACGTCATCAGCGACCTCGAGGGCATCTCGGGCGTCGCGGTGATCGGCGTGCCGGACGAGCGCTGGGGCGAGGTGCCGTGGGCGATCGTGACCGTGCGGGACGGGGCATCCGTCACGACCGAGCAGGTCCGCGAGTTCCTCGACGGAAGGCTCGCCCGCTACAAGATCCCGCGCAACGTCGTGGTCGTCGACGAGCTGCCGCGCACGGCGTCGGGAAAAGTTCGCAAGGCCGACCTGCGGGCGCGCTTCGCGCGCTGA
- a CDS encoding ATP-binding cassette domain-containing protein, translating into MPESRSAAQPLLTVEHLRKVYESSTGNVEAIGDISFQMDAGELVVIVGPSGCGKTTLLKCIAGLLRPTSGIVELEGKRVTAPPPRMALVFQEYGRSLYPWLTVRGNVDLPLKHKKLPRAERDRLIDDALVAVGLDHAAKSYPWQLSGGMQQRVAIARAVAYEPEVLIMDEPFAAVDAQTRADLEDLVRTLHRERGMSILFVTHDIDESVYLGERVIVLSKSPTWVQEDLSIDLPADRDQLVTRALPRFTELRTHVYEQIQRAKRGEAVRPGATAA; encoded by the coding sequence GTGCCTGAATCGCGTTCCGCGGCGCAGCCGCTTCTCACAGTCGAGCACCTGCGCAAGGTCTACGAGTCCTCGACGGGCAACGTCGAGGCGATCGGCGACATCAGCTTCCAGATGGACGCGGGCGAGCTCGTGGTCATCGTCGGCCCTTCCGGATGCGGCAAGACGACGCTCCTCAAGTGCATCGCCGGCCTGCTGAGGCCGACGTCGGGGATCGTCGAGCTGGAGGGCAAACGCGTCACGGCGCCGCCGCCGCGGATGGCGCTCGTCTTCCAGGAGTACGGTCGCAGCCTCTACCCGTGGCTCACCGTCCGCGGCAACGTCGACCTGCCCCTCAAGCACAAGAAGCTCCCGCGCGCCGAGCGCGACCGGCTCATCGACGACGCCCTCGTCGCGGTCGGCCTCGACCACGCCGCCAAGAGCTACCCGTGGCAGCTCTCCGGCGGCATGCAGCAGCGCGTCGCGATCGCGCGCGCGGTCGCATACGAGCCCGAGGTCCTCATCATGGACGAGCCGTTCGCGGCCGTCGACGCGCAGACCCGCGCCGACCTCGAGGACCTCGTGCGGACGCTCCACCGCGAGCGGGGCATGTCGATCCTGTTCGTCACGCACGACATCGACGAGTCGGTCTACCTCGGCGAGCGCGTCATCGTGCTGTCGAAGTCCCCGACCTGGGTGCAGGAGGACCTCTCCATCGACCTGCCCGCCGACCGCGACCAGCTCGTGACGCGCGCGCTGCCGCGCTTCACCGAGCTGCGCACGCACGTGTACGAGCAGATCCAGCGGGCCAAGCGCGGCGAGGCCGTGAGGCCGGGAGCCACCGCGGCGTGA